The following coding sequences lie in one Metallumcola ferriviriculae genomic window:
- the pduL gene encoding phosphate propanoyltransferase, which translates to MESIGTKEHHFVDLPIPVGVSNRHIHLTKEDLEMLFGVGYGLNKLKELGQPGEYASKEVLTVVGPRGVIEGVRILGPPRKFTQIEISMTDAYRLGLKPPVRDSGHVQGTPGVAVVGPQGVVALDQGVILAARHIHMHPDDAAEIGVKDQSKVKVHVPGERAQVMENVLVRVSQEYKLEMHVDTDEANAALLQTGNEVKIIH; encoded by the coding sequence ATGGAAAGTATCGGAACTAAAGAACATCATTTTGTTGATTTACCGATTCCGGTAGGAGTTTCCAATCGCCATATACATTTAACAAAAGAAGATTTGGAAATGTTGTTTGGCGTAGGCTATGGGTTAAATAAATTAAAAGAACTTGGGCAGCCAGGGGAATATGCTTCTAAAGAGGTGCTAACGGTGGTTGGGCCTAGAGGAGTTATTGAGGGAGTACGCATTCTTGGCCCACCGCGGAAATTTACCCAAATAGAGATATCAATGACTGATGCCTACCGCTTGGGGTTAAAACCACCAGTGAGGGATTCGGGACATGTGCAAGGTACTCCTGGTGTCGCAGTGGTTGGACCACAGGGTGTTGTGGCTTTGGATCAAGGAGTAATTTTGGCTGCCCGCCATATCCACATGCACCCAGATGATGCAGCAGAAATTGGGGTTAAGGACCAAAGCAAAGTCAAGGTACATGTTCCGGGTGAAAGGGCACAGGTAATGGAAAATGTACTGGTAAGGGTCAGTCAAGAATACAAGTTAGAGATGCATGTAGATACAGATGAGGCTAACGCCGCTCTACTTCAAACGGGCAATGAGGTCAAGATAATTCATTAG
- the gcvPB gene encoding aminomethyl-transferring glycine dehydrogenase subunit GcvPB, translating into MTEPVIFELSRPERKAYSLPDVGVPDQAVQLPDGMLRESAAVLPEISKQELVRHFNHLSRLNYGVDTGFYPLGSCTMKYNPKVNEWGAALSGFTQVHPYQREEDCQGALALLHFMENYLAEIGGMDRVTLQPAAGAQGELTGMKIISAYHHHRGEGKRRQVIVPDSAHGTNPATAAMCGFTTVEVASNDRGEVDLHGLEKLLSDETAALMLTNPNTLGLFETQIEKISEMVHDAGGLLYYDGANMNAIMGICKPGDMGFDVVHFNLHKTFSAPHGGGGPGSGPVGVKHFLAPFLPVPTVEYEEEGSTFYWDYARDLSIGKIKSFYGNFNVIVKAYTYIRALGADGLTDVSRHAVLNANYLKQLLHERYGIPFDRVCKHEFIMQPKQKDVHTLDIAKRLIDYGYHPPTIYFPLVVSEAMMVEPTETESKETLEKFAEVMKLIITEAVKDPKLLTEAPHHAPVGRLDEVAAARKPKLKWL; encoded by the coding sequence ATGACAGAACCGGTAATTTTTGAACTCAGTCGCCCGGAGCGGAAGGCTTATTCATTGCCGGATGTTGGTGTGCCCGATCAAGCGGTACAGCTACCGGATGGGATGCTGCGGGAAAGTGCGGCGGTGTTACCGGAAATTAGTAAGCAGGAGCTTGTGAGGCACTTTAACCACTTGTCCCGGTTGAATTACGGTGTAGATACCGGATTCTATCCGCTGGGTTCCTGTACTATGAAATATAATCCCAAGGTTAACGAATGGGGTGCTGCTTTGTCCGGTTTCACACAAGTGCATCCGTATCAGCGAGAAGAAGACTGTCAGGGAGCTTTAGCACTGCTTCATTTCATGGAAAATTATTTGGCCGAGATTGGTGGAATGGATAGAGTGACGCTGCAGCCGGCCGCAGGTGCCCAAGGTGAACTCACCGGTATGAAGATTATCAGTGCTTACCACCATCACCGGGGTGAAGGAAAGCGCCGACAGGTGATTGTACCGGATTCCGCTCATGGTACAAACCCGGCTACTGCAGCAATGTGCGGCTTTACAACGGTGGAAGTGGCTTCAAATGATCGGGGTGAAGTGGACTTGCATGGATTGGAAAAACTTTTGAGCGACGAAACAGCGGCATTAATGTTAACTAACCCCAATACATTAGGATTGTTTGAAACCCAAATTGAAAAAATTTCTGAGATGGTTCATGATGCCGGCGGCCTCTTATATTATGACGGTGCTAATATGAATGCAATTATGGGCATCTGTAAACCCGGGGATATGGGTTTCGATGTAGTCCATTTTAATCTGCATAAGACTTTTAGTGCTCCTCACGGCGGCGGCGGTCCGGGTTCTGGCCCGGTGGGTGTAAAACATTTTTTAGCTCCATTTTTGCCAGTTCCTACCGTAGAATATGAAGAAGAAGGCAGTACTTTTTATTGGGACTATGCCCGGGATTTAAGTATTGGCAAAATAAAATCATTCTATGGAAACTTCAATGTAATTGTTAAAGCATACACATATATTCGAGCGCTGGGTGCCGATGGTCTGACAGATGTGAGCAGACACGCAGTACTAAATGCAAACTATTTAAAACAATTACTGCATGAACGATATGGGATTCCCTTCGACCGGGTATGTAAGCACGAGTTTATCATGCAGCCTAAACAAAAAGATGTGCATACTTTGGACATTGCCAAGCGATTAATAGATTACGGTTATCATCCGCCAACAATCTATTTTCCGTTGGTCGTCTCAGAAGCGATGATGGTTGAACCCACTGAAACCGAAAGCAAAGAAACATTGGAAAAGTTTGCTGAAGTAATGAAACTAATCATTACAGAAGCAGTTAAAGATCCCAAGCTTTTAACTGAAGCACCCCATCACGCACCAGTTGGTCGTTTGGACGAAGTAGCCGCAGCGCGCAAACCGAAATTAAAATGGCTGTAA